In the Deltaproteobacteria bacterium genome, one interval contains:
- the radC gene encoding DNA repair protein RadC translates to MKRVTDIPQNERPREKLAKKGPQALSDVELMAILIGRGIEGHDVMSVANQVLTAIDSNGGTPDCSALQNIAGMGPAKATLIAAALEFARRRIKPEGFKISFPAEVLPLIQHYADRKQEHFLCVSLNGSNEVIAVRVISVGLVNKTHVHPREVFADAITDRASAVIVAHNHPSGNVEPGKEDMEITKQLMSAGEILGIKLLDHIIFNRASYYSFLEKKEI, encoded by the coding sequence ATGAAACGGGTCACAGACATTCCGCAGAATGAAAGGCCCCGGGAAAAGCTGGCTAAGAAAGGACCGCAAGCGTTGTCCGATGTGGAACTCATGGCTATCCTTATTGGCCGGGGTATAGAAGGGCATGATGTCATGTCCGTGGCCAACCAGGTCTTGACCGCCATTGATTCCAACGGAGGCACGCCCGATTGTTCGGCCCTGCAGAATATCGCCGGCATGGGACCGGCCAAGGCGACCCTGATTGCCGCGGCCCTGGAATTTGCCCGACGGAGGATCAAACCGGAAGGATTTAAAATAAGTTTCCCTGCCGAAGTGCTTCCCTTGATTCAGCATTACGCCGACCGGAAGCAGGAACATTTTCTCTGTGTTTCCCTGAACGGTTCCAATGAAGTCATAGCGGTGCGGGTTATCTCCGTGGGGCTGGTCAACAAGACCCATGTCCACCCCCGCGAGGTCTTTGCCGATGCCATAACGGACCGGGCCAGCGCGGTCATCGTCGCCCATAACCACCCGTCTGGGAATGTGGAACCCGGCAAGGAAGACATGGAAATCACCAAACAACTCATGTCAGCAGGAGAGATACTGGGCATCAAACTCCTCGATCATATCATTTTCAACCGAGCAAGTTATTATAGCTTTCTTGAAAAAAAAGAAATTTGA
- a CDS encoding RloB domain-containing protein — protein sequence MGTDNLFHKRKARKAEMHRRRIATLSPLPRVLIVCEGGKTEPHYFRWLINYFGLNRANVVIGDKKNGLDPKRLVDYALEEYNKERDFDHVYCVFDRDKHATYDATVDKIRSVRLRKGATIHATTSIPCFEFWLLLHFTYTTRQYDAPINESNCELVVSDLRKHIPDYDKGSQNFLIYLVDKTEEAISNAKQLGKFHESSGTDNPSTKIYVLVEYLKSLKR from the coding sequence GGTACGGATAACCTCTTTCACAAAAGAAAAGCCCGCAAGGCCGAAATGCATCGCCGGAGAATAGCCACTCTTAGTCCTCTCCCCCGGGTATTGATAGTCTGCGAGGGTGGAAAGACTGAGCCTCACTACTTTAGATGGCTGATAAACTATTTTGGTTTGAACAGAGCTAACGTGGTCATTGGCGATAAAAAGAATGGGCTTGATCCCAAAAGGCTTGTTGATTATGCCCTTGAAGAATATAACAAAGAAAGGGATTTCGACCACGTTTATTGTGTTTTTGACCGAGACAAACATGCCACCTACGATGCAACCGTGGATAAAATACGTTCCGTCCGGCTCAGAAAAGGTGCCACAATCCATGCCACTACCTCTATTCCCTGTTTCGAGTTTTGGCTGCTTCTTCATTTTACCTACACCACCCGCCAGTATGATGCACCCATTAATGAATCAAATTGTGAATTGGTTGTGTCGGATCTCAGAAAGCATATACCTGACTATGATAAGGGCTCTCAAAACTTTTTGATTTATCTCGTCGACAAGACGGAGGAAGCCATCAGCAATGCCAAACAACTGGGAAAATTTCACGAATCCAGTGGAACGGATAATCCCTCAACAAAAATATATGTTCTGGTCGAATACCTGAAGAGCTTGAAAAGATAG